The Candidatus Schekmanbacteria bacterium genomic interval ATGAGAAAAGAGCGATTGAAAAAAGCAGTAGAAAAAAATATTTAAGAAATCCGTATCTTTTTTTCATAATAATAACAGCAGATTGTTTTTGATGAGTATATCATACCACATGACGATTTCATTACCAAGTACAACTCAGACATTGACAATTGGACTAATAGAAAGATAATTTAAGGATAATTTAGTATTCCCATTAGGAGGGAAATTTAAATGAAGGCAGTTATACTTGCAGGAGGCAGAGGGAGCAATCTAAACCCCATAACTGAAACCCGCGCGAAATCGATGATAAACATATGCGGTAAGCCTATCCTTGAATACATAATCAGGGGCTTGAAAGATGCCGGCGTAAGCGATTGTATTATGGTTGTTGATCACCAGAAGGAAATGATAAAGAACCACTTCGGCAGGGGTGAAAAATGGGGAATGTCTTTAAGCTATGCTGAGCAGGATAAAAAGAAGGGTATAGGGGGAGCAGTTCTCTCTGCATCGGACAGGTTCTCAGAGGGGGGATATTTTCTTCTTGTTTACGGCGACATAGTTTTCTCGTCAAACATCTTCCTTCCAACTTTAATGTCCTTCAATTCCCTCAAAGCGGCTGTGGCAACAATATGTATCCCTCCTGCTCCGGGAGAATATGGGAACATCTACATGAACGACGAGGTGCAGATAACCCGCATAATTGAAAAGCCTGACCATGATAGATTAGGCAATTATATTCTTGCAGGTGTGTTCGTGCTGCCTGTGAGCTTCTTTGATATCCTGAAAGATGTTGGGGGAAAGATGGAGGATGCCTTTGAGAAACTTCTTCAGAATAATGGGCTCCATGCGTCCATATATGAAGACGACTGGATAGACATTGGTTATCCCTGGAACATAATCGATGCCAACAAGATATGCATGAAAGAGATAGACAAGACTGTAATATCCAATACTGCCAAGTTTGAGAACAACGTAACGATCAATGGACCTGTTGTAATAGAGGACGGCGTTGTCGTGAAAGCGGGAGCAACCATAAACGGGCCATGCTATGTGGGTAAGAATTCATTTGTAGGGAACAATGCGCTTATAAGGGAATACACTTCATTGGGTGCGGAGAGCCTTGTGGGGTTCGGAGTTGAGATTAAAAACAGCATCATATTTGAGAGGGCCAACATAGGAAGGCTTTCCTTCATAGGCGACAGTGTAGTCGGAGAAGGGGTTGACATAAGCCCATGCGTTGTAACTGTCAACAGGGACATTAACAGGGAAACCATTAATACCATGATAAAAGGGAAGAAGGTTGACAGCAAACTCCAGAAGCTCGGCGCATTTATCGGGGATGGTGCGATCATCGGGGCAAGCAACACGATTCTTCCGGGAACGATCATTCCACACAACGCGAAAGTGCCCCATAAAAGTTCACTCTCAAACTCTGATTTCTGAAACAGATTTAATAGAAAGAATCTGACATGTGCGGAATAAGTGCGATAATAGGAAAAAATGACATAGTGGAGAAGCTCTATAACTCCATCAAGAACCTTGAATACAGAGGCTATGATTCCTGCGGGCTCGCTGTGCTCGGAGCAAATGGAATAGTTGTGCGGAAGAATGTCGGTTCAGTAGAGCAGGCGAATGAAAAAGAAAAGTTTGTCGAGCTTTCAGGCAATGTCGGCATTGCGCACACGCGCTGGGCAACGCACGGCGGAGTGTCAAAGGAGAATTCTCATCCGCATACAAGCTGTAACGGTGATTTTACAGTTGTCCACAATGGGATAGTTTCAAATTACATGGAAATAAAAGAAGAGCTTATCGCTTTAGGCCATATTTTCACATCGCAGACTGACACGGAAGTGATCCCTCATCTTATAGAAGAATGTTTCAAGCAGACCAAAAACGTGGAACGTGCATTGAGGGAAGCTCTTAAGAAGCTTAAGGGCACTTATGCCTTTGCCATGATTACGATTTATGACAAGGGAACCATATACTGTGCCCGCAATGAAAGCCCGCTTGTACTCGGTATAGGAAGAGAAGGTATGTTTGTTGGTTCAGATGTAAATGCTTTCATAGACTATACCAAGAACATAGTGTTCCTCAACAACGGTGAATACGCCATCGTGAGTGCTGACAGCTTCATAATAAAGGAGATGAGCAGGGGCGAAGAGGTAAAGAGGGACATAACCAAGATAGAGTGGGATGCCGAGATGGCAAAGAAGGGCGGCTACCCTCACTATATGCTGAAAGAGATTTATGAACAGCCAATGACTATCCAGAACGTCATGAAGATAGAGAAAAGCAGTATCGAAAGACTGGCGTCAATGATTGCCGAATCCCGCGTAACCTATCTTACCGGAGTAGGCACGACCTATTATGTGGCAATGGCTGCGCAGTATTATTTTTCGAAGATCGCAGGACAGTTTCTGCCGGCAATATCATCAGATGAATTTGAAAATGTTGCGATAGCAGGCAAGGACAGCCTTGTTGTGGCAGTCTCGCAGTCGGGTGAGACGTATGACACGCTGAGGGCGTTAAGAGCTGCTAAAAAAATGGGTGCGAAAACAACGGCTATAGTGAACGTAATAGGCTCTTCAATGTCCCGCGAAGTTGATTTTGCCATAATGCAGGGTTCCGGTCCTGAGATATGCGTGCTAAGCACAAAAGCGGCAATGGCCCAGATACTCATATTGATAAGGACAGCCCTTGAGCTTGCAATCATAAAGGGTGACAGGGACAAAAAAGAAATAAAGAAAATCGAGAGCGCTGTGGCGGAAATGCCTGGACTGATTCAGACACTGCTAAATGAGTATCAGGGTATTATAAGAAATATTGCTTACAGAAATGCGGCTGTTAAGAACTGGCTCTATCTTGGACGCGGAATTTATTATCCTGTAGCCCTTGAAGCAGCGTTGAAGATGAAAGAAGTGACATACATTCATGCCGAAGGTATGCCGGGTGGTTTCATGAAGCACGGCACCATATCCCTTATTGATGAAAGCATGAACAGCCTTGTCTTTGTTCCCACGCAGCATGAAGAGCCGATCTATGAACTTACGTTAAGCGGGGTCGAGGAGATAAAGGCAAGGAAGGGGAAAGTCATAGGGATACATTTTGGCGCACCGCGCGGACTCTTTGCCGAGGAGGTCAAACTCCCTGAAGTGCCGGAGATAATCGCTCCGCTTTTCCAGCTTGTGGCAGGACAGCTTTTTGCTTATTACACTGCAACAGCATTGAAGAGAAATGTTGACAAACCGCGTTCTCTCGCGAAATCAGTTACGGTGGCATAAATGCCGGACAGAATACCTTCTGAACTTCTTGCAAAAGAATTCTTTGAGTCAATCCCTGATTTTTTAAAAGAGCTAATCAATGATGAAATGCCTGTTTGGGAGGCGCTGAAAAAACTCAAGGCATTTATCTCTGCTTCAGT includes:
- a CDS encoding NTP transferase domain-containing protein, producing the protein MKAVILAGGRGSNLNPITETRAKSMINICGKPILEYIIRGLKDAGVSDCIMVVDHQKEMIKNHFGRGEKWGMSLSYAEQDKKKGIGGAVLSASDRFSEGGYFLLVYGDIVFSSNIFLPTLMSFNSLKAAVATICIPPAPGEYGNIYMNDEVQITRIIEKPDHDRLGNYILAGVFVLPVSFFDILKDVGGKMEDAFEKLLQNNGLHASIYEDDWIDIGYPWNIIDANKICMKEIDKTVISNTAKFENNVTINGPVVIEDGVVVKAGATINGPCYVGKNSFVGNNALIREYTSLGAESLVGFGVEIKNSIIFERANIGRLSFIGDSVVGEGVDISPCVVTVNRDINRETINTMIKGKKVDSKLQKLGAFIGDGAIIGASNTILPGTIIPHNAKVPHKSSLSNSDF
- the glmS gene encoding glutamine--fructose-6-phosphate transaminase (isomerizing) — translated: MCGISAIIGKNDIVEKLYNSIKNLEYRGYDSCGLAVLGANGIVVRKNVGSVEQANEKEKFVELSGNVGIAHTRWATHGGVSKENSHPHTSCNGDFTVVHNGIVSNYMEIKEELIALGHIFTSQTDTEVIPHLIEECFKQTKNVERALREALKKLKGTYAFAMITIYDKGTIYCARNESPLVLGIGREGMFVGSDVNAFIDYTKNIVFLNNGEYAIVSADSFIIKEMSRGEEVKRDITKIEWDAEMAKKGGYPHYMLKEIYEQPMTIQNVMKIEKSSIERLASMIAESRVTYLTGVGTTYYVAMAAQYYFSKIAGQFLPAISSDEFENVAIAGKDSLVVAVSQSGETYDTLRALRAAKKMGAKTTAIVNVIGSSMSREVDFAIMQGSGPEICVLSTKAAMAQILILIRTALELAIIKGDRDKKEIKKIESAVAEMPGLIQTLLNEYQGIIRNIAYRNAAVKNWLYLGRGIYYPVALEAALKMKEVTYIHAEGMPGGFMKHGTISLIDESMNSLVFVPTQHEEPIYELTLSGVEEIKARKGKVIGIHFGAPRGLFAEEVKLPEVPEIIAPLFQLVAGQLFAYYTATALKRNVDKPRSLAKSVTVA